One segment of Canis aureus isolate CA01 chromosome 27, VMU_Caureus_v.1.0, whole genome shotgun sequence DNA contains the following:
- the C27H22orf39 gene encoding synaptic plasticity regulator PANTS isoform X2, protein MADAGGWRPPRPCEAYRAEWTLCRSAGHLLHHYYVHGERPACEQWRRDLASCREWEERRSAEAQRSLCESERARVQATRKHALVWTLRQSPPADWHLPLPQEEKDQ, encoded by the exons ATGGCGGACGCAGGCGGTTGGCGG CCGCCGCGCCCCTGCGAGGCCTACCGCGCCGAGTGGACGCTCTGCCGCAGCGCCGGACACCTCCTGCACCACTACTACGTCCACGGCGAGCGGCCCGCCTGCGAGCAGTGGCGGCGGGACCTGGCCAGCTGCCGGGAGTGGGAGGAGCGCCGCAGCGCCGAGGCCCAG CGGTCCCTCTGTGAGAGTGAGCGTGCCAGAGTCCAGGCGACACGGAAGCACGCCCTGGTGTGGACCCTGAGGCAGAGCCCTCCTGCGGACTGGCATCTCCCACTACCACAGGAGGAGAAAGACCAGTGA
- the C27H22orf39 gene encoding synaptic plasticity regulator PANTS isoform X1, whose protein sequence is MNPICADLVNLKISLDSVVSERAHFVAVPPGKPARHRADCTPGVGTSGPPHTPPPARAPLPGSRRPRLRVSPPPAAIGCSAGRQGGRRGVEGALPQSRPASWGRGAAGAGHGGRRRLAAVPL, encoded by the exons ATGAACCCTATCTGTGCAGATTTAGTAAACCTGAAAATAAGCCTGGACTCCGTGGTTTCAGAAAGAGCTCACTTCGTGGCTGTGCCGCCCGGGAAGCCCGCCAGGCACCGGGCGGACTGCACGCCAGGCGTTGGGACCTCGGGACCGCCGCAcacgcccccgcccgcccgggccccgctccCGGGCTCCCGCAGGCCCCGCCTCCGCGTGTCACCGCCCCCGGCTGCTATTGGCTGCTCGGCCGGACGTCAAGGAGGTAGGCGCGGAGTCGAGGGTGCGCTGCCCCAGTCCCGGCCCGCGAGCTGGGGGCGGGGTGCCGCAGGCGCGGGCCATGGCGGACGCAGGCGGTTGGCGG CGGTCCCTCTGTGA